One region of Strigops habroptila isolate Jane chromosome 11, bStrHab1.2.pri, whole genome shotgun sequence genomic DNA includes:
- the SFMBT1 gene encoding scm-like with four MBT domains protein 1 isoform X2 — protein sequence MNGEQQHDADAGSSVEEMEFNWDEYLEDTGAIAAPHGSFKHVDTSLQNGFAPGMKLEVAVKSDQNTYWVATIITTCGQLLLLRYDGYGEDRKADFWCDIMTADLHPIGWCEQNKKILKVPEGIKDKIPDQEEFLQRVLKGACSAPANLLEGLHRGKNPLDLIAPGSRLELQNIRDSLEAWIVNVVENVGGRLKLRYEGLEDSDKFDQWLFYLDPFLHQVGWAAQHGYSLQPPLAIRSLKSEADWQEILKKVKEEEEESSVPTDLFKDKPVIGVHSFSEGMKLEAVDPMAPFVISPATILKVYNEKYFMIEIDDLRPDRTTSQSYICHVNSAGIFPVQWSLKNGLHLIPPPGYPGQDFDWADYLKQCGAEAAPQSCFPSLTSDHGFKENMKLEAVNPVDPEEVCIATVTKSKESYLWLQLEGSKKPVPDCIVSVESMNIFPVGWCETNGYQLRPPRKAIVNKQKKIAVVQPEKQILSSRTVHDGLKNQEMNSSDSVVINGKYCCPKIYFNHRCFSGPYLNKGRIAELPQSVGPGNCVLVLKEVLTLLINAAYKPSRVLRELQLDEEAAWHGHGETLKAKYKGKSYRATVEVVRTADRVADFCRKTCIKLECCPNLFGPQMVLDKCSENCSVLTKTKYTHYYGKRKNKRIGRPPGGHSNLEVAMKKPNKRRKRRKHFFVHKKKRSSTSVDNTPAGSPQGSGGEEEDDQDEVDEESLTEDK from the exons ATGAATGGAGAACAGCAGCATGATGCAG ATGCTGGTTCCAGTGTGGAAGAAATGGAATTCAATTGGGATGAGTATCTAGAAGACACAGGAGCAATTGCAGCCCCCCATGGATCTTTTAAACAT GTGGATACAAGTTTGCAGAATGGTTTTGCCCCTGGTATGAAGCTAGAAGTTGCTGTCAAGTCTGACCAAAACACCTACTGGGTAGCCACCATCATTACTACTTGTGGGCAGCTGCTCCTGTTGCGCTACGATGGTTACGGGGAAGACCGCAAGGCTGACTTCTGGTGTGATATCATGACAGCTGATTTACACCCCATCGGCTGGTGTGAGCAGAATAAGAAGATTCTCAAAGTGCCTGAAG GTATCAAGGATAAGATACCTGACCAGGAGGAATTCCTTCAGCGGGTGCTGAAAGGAGCATGCAGTGCTCCTGCTAACCTGCTGGAGGGG CTTCACAGAGGGAAAAACCCACTGGATCTCATTGCACCAGGCTCCCGCCTAGAACTGCAAAATATCCGGGATTCCCTGGAAGCCTGGATAGTCAACGTGGTAGAAAATGTTGGTGGGAGACTTAAACTGCGATATGAAGGGCTGGAGGATTCTGACAAATTTGACCAGTGGCTGTTCTACTTGGACCCTTTCCTTCATCAAGTGGGGTGGGCAGCTCAACATGGATATAGTCTGCAGCCGCCTTTAG CCATTAGGTCGTTGAAGAGTGAAGCAGATTGGCAAGAGATCCTGAAGAAggtgaaagaggaggaagaggagtcaTCAGTTCCTACAGATCTCTTTAAG GATAAACCTGTGATTGGAGTGCATTCATTCTCTGAAGGCATGAAGTTAGAAGCTGTGGATCCAATGGCTCCTTTTGTAATCTCTCCTGCTACAATTCTCAAG GTatacaatgaaaaatacttcatgatAGAAATTGATGACTTGAGACCAGACCGCACAACCAGCCAGTCTTACATTTGTCATGTCAACAGTGCTGGTATTTTCCCTGTGCAGTGGAGTCTGAAGAATGGTTTGCATCTCATTCCCCCACCAG GTTATCCTGGGCAGGACTTCGATTGGGCAGACTACCTCAAACAGTGTGGTGCTGAGGcagctccccagagctgcttcccTTCG TTAACTTCTGACCATGGATTTAAAGAGAATATGAAGCTTGAGGCTGTGAACCCAGTTGATCCTGAAGAAGTTTGCATTGCTACAGTCACCAAGTCGAAAGAGTCCTACCTCTGGCTTCAGTTGGAGG GCTCCAAGAAGCCCGTCCCTGACTGTATAGTGAGCGTGGAATCAATGAATATATTTCCAGTGGGTTGGTGTGAGACGAATGGATATCAGCTCAGACCTCCTCGCAAAGCAATAG taaacaagcagaaaaaaattgcagtagTTCAACCAGAGAAACA AATTCTGTCTTCAAGGACAGTTCATGATGGACTAAAGAACCAGGAAATGAACTCTTCTGATTCAG tgGTAATTAATGGAAAGTACTGCTGCCCAAAGATCTACTTCAACCACCGGTGCTTCTCAGGGCCTTACCTTAACAAAGGCAGGATTGCAGAGCTTCCACAGTCTGTGGGACCTGGGAACTGTGTCCTTGTTCTGAAAGAG GTTCTCACTTTATTGATCAATGCAGCTTACAAACCTAGCCGTGTCCTGCGAGAACTGCAGTTGGATGAAGAGGCTGCATGGCATGGGCATGGAGAGACCTTAAAAGCCAA GTATAAAGGGAAGAGCTACCGTGCAACTGTGGAAGTTGTGAGGACAGCAGATCGGGTGgcagatttctgcagaaaaacatgCATCAAGCTGGAATGTTGTCCAAACCTCTTTGGCCCTCAGATGGTGCTGGATAAGTGTTCAGAGAACTGCTCTGTCCTGACAAAGACTAAATACA CACACTATTATGGAAAGCGGAAAAACAAGCGGATAGGTAGGCCTCCGGGTGGCCACAGTAACCTGGAAGTAGCCATGAAGAAACCAAATAAAAGACGGAAGAGAcgaaaacatttttttgttcataaGAAAAAACGTTCTTCTACATCAGTGGATAACACTCCAGCCGGATCTCCCCAG GGCAGtgggggagaagaagaggatGACCAGGACGAGGTAGATGAAGAATCTCTGACTGAGGATA AGTGA
- the SFMBT1 gene encoding scm-like with four MBT domains protein 1 isoform X1, with amino-acid sequence MNGEQQHDADAGSSVEEMEFNWDEYLEDTGAIAAPHGSFKHVDTSLQNGFAPGMKLEVAVKSDQNTYWVATIITTCGQLLLLRYDGYGEDRKADFWCDIMTADLHPIGWCEQNKKILKVPEGIKDKIPDQEEFLQRVLKGACSAPANLLEGLHRGKNPLDLIAPGSRLELQNIRDSLEAWIVNVVENVGGRLKLRYEGLEDSDKFDQWLFYLDPFLHQVGWAAQHGYSLQPPLAIRSLKSEADWQEILKKVKEEEEESSVPTDLFKDKPVIGVHSFSEGMKLEAVDPMAPFVISPATILKVYNEKYFMIEIDDLRPDRTTSQSYICHVNSAGIFPVQWSLKNGLHLIPPPGYPGQDFDWADYLKQCGAEAAPQSCFPSLTSDHGFKENMKLEAVNPVDPEEVCIATVTKSKESYLWLQLEGSKKPVPDCIVSVESMNIFPVGWCETNGYQLRPPRKAIVNKQKKIAVVQPEKQILSSRTVHDGLKNQEMNSSDSVVINGKYCCPKIYFNHRCFSGPYLNKGRIAELPQSVGPGNCVLVLKEVLTLLINAAYKPSRVLRELQLDEEAAWHGHGETLKAKYKGKSYRATVEVVRTADRVADFCRKTCIKLECCPNLFGPQMVLDKCSENCSVLTKTKYTHYYGKRKNKRIGRPPGGHSNLEVAMKKPNKRRKRRKHFFVHKKKRSSTSVDNTPAGSPQGSGGEEEDDQDEVDEESLTEDSTSEHQDELLEESEVSEKKSLSSSPTQSELSHSLAQDRDKRKRKLRTFSFSDDENKPPSPKDIKVEVAEKLQLDSNPLEWSVADVVRFLKSTDCAPLARIFLDQEIDGQALLLLTLPTVQECMDLKLGPAIKLCHHIERVKLAFYQQFAN; translated from the exons ATGAATGGAGAACAGCAGCATGATGCAG ATGCTGGTTCCAGTGTGGAAGAAATGGAATTCAATTGGGATGAGTATCTAGAAGACACAGGAGCAATTGCAGCCCCCCATGGATCTTTTAAACAT GTGGATACAAGTTTGCAGAATGGTTTTGCCCCTGGTATGAAGCTAGAAGTTGCTGTCAAGTCTGACCAAAACACCTACTGGGTAGCCACCATCATTACTACTTGTGGGCAGCTGCTCCTGTTGCGCTACGATGGTTACGGGGAAGACCGCAAGGCTGACTTCTGGTGTGATATCATGACAGCTGATTTACACCCCATCGGCTGGTGTGAGCAGAATAAGAAGATTCTCAAAGTGCCTGAAG GTATCAAGGATAAGATACCTGACCAGGAGGAATTCCTTCAGCGGGTGCTGAAAGGAGCATGCAGTGCTCCTGCTAACCTGCTGGAGGGG CTTCACAGAGGGAAAAACCCACTGGATCTCATTGCACCAGGCTCCCGCCTAGAACTGCAAAATATCCGGGATTCCCTGGAAGCCTGGATAGTCAACGTGGTAGAAAATGTTGGTGGGAGACTTAAACTGCGATATGAAGGGCTGGAGGATTCTGACAAATTTGACCAGTGGCTGTTCTACTTGGACCCTTTCCTTCATCAAGTGGGGTGGGCAGCTCAACATGGATATAGTCTGCAGCCGCCTTTAG CCATTAGGTCGTTGAAGAGTGAAGCAGATTGGCAAGAGATCCTGAAGAAggtgaaagaggaggaagaggagtcaTCAGTTCCTACAGATCTCTTTAAG GATAAACCTGTGATTGGAGTGCATTCATTCTCTGAAGGCATGAAGTTAGAAGCTGTGGATCCAATGGCTCCTTTTGTAATCTCTCCTGCTACAATTCTCAAG GTatacaatgaaaaatacttcatgatAGAAATTGATGACTTGAGACCAGACCGCACAACCAGCCAGTCTTACATTTGTCATGTCAACAGTGCTGGTATTTTCCCTGTGCAGTGGAGTCTGAAGAATGGTTTGCATCTCATTCCCCCACCAG GTTATCCTGGGCAGGACTTCGATTGGGCAGACTACCTCAAACAGTGTGGTGCTGAGGcagctccccagagctgcttcccTTCG TTAACTTCTGACCATGGATTTAAAGAGAATATGAAGCTTGAGGCTGTGAACCCAGTTGATCCTGAAGAAGTTTGCATTGCTACAGTCACCAAGTCGAAAGAGTCCTACCTCTGGCTTCAGTTGGAGG GCTCCAAGAAGCCCGTCCCTGACTGTATAGTGAGCGTGGAATCAATGAATATATTTCCAGTGGGTTGGTGTGAGACGAATGGATATCAGCTCAGACCTCCTCGCAAAGCAATAG taaacaagcagaaaaaaattgcagtagTTCAACCAGAGAAACA AATTCTGTCTTCAAGGACAGTTCATGATGGACTAAAGAACCAGGAAATGAACTCTTCTGATTCAG tgGTAATTAATGGAAAGTACTGCTGCCCAAAGATCTACTTCAACCACCGGTGCTTCTCAGGGCCTTACCTTAACAAAGGCAGGATTGCAGAGCTTCCACAGTCTGTGGGACCTGGGAACTGTGTCCTTGTTCTGAAAGAG GTTCTCACTTTATTGATCAATGCAGCTTACAAACCTAGCCGTGTCCTGCGAGAACTGCAGTTGGATGAAGAGGCTGCATGGCATGGGCATGGAGAGACCTTAAAAGCCAA GTATAAAGGGAAGAGCTACCGTGCAACTGTGGAAGTTGTGAGGACAGCAGATCGGGTGgcagatttctgcagaaaaacatgCATCAAGCTGGAATGTTGTCCAAACCTCTTTGGCCCTCAGATGGTGCTGGATAAGTGTTCAGAGAACTGCTCTGTCCTGACAAAGACTAAATACA CACACTATTATGGAAAGCGGAAAAACAAGCGGATAGGTAGGCCTCCGGGTGGCCACAGTAACCTGGAAGTAGCCATGAAGAAACCAAATAAAAGACGGAAGAGAcgaaaacatttttttgttcataaGAAAAAACGTTCTTCTACATCAGTGGATAACACTCCAGCCGGATCTCCCCAG GGCAGtgggggagaagaagaggatGACCAGGACGAGGTAGATGAAGAATCTCTGACTGAGGATAGTACGTCAGAGCACCAAGATGAATTGCTTGAGGAATCAGAGGTATCAGAGAAAAAATCACTGTCATCCTCTCCTACACAGAGTGAACTGTCTCATTCTCTGGCTCAGGACAGAGACAAGCGGAAGAGGAAGCTCAGgaccttttccttctctgatgATGAAAATAAACCTCCTTCGCCAAAG GACATAAAGGTGGAAGttgctgaaaagctgcagctggaCAGTAACCCTCTGGAATGGAGCGTGGCTGATGTTGTACGATTCCTCAAATCCACTGACTGTGCACCACTGGCAAGAATTTTCCTTGATCAG GAGATCGATggccaggcactgctgctgctgaccctGCCCACTGTTCAGGAGTGTATGGACTTGAAGCTCGGGCCAGCTATTAAACTTTGCCATCACATTGAGAGGGTGAAACTTGCCTTTTACCAGCAGTTTGCTAACTGA